Proteins encoded within one genomic window of Nitrospirota bacterium:
- a CDS encoding alkaline phosphatase family protein, which translates to MSYGDFRMNKLLIIGLDGGTFDLIKPWAGNGKLPNLSRLLNEGVHARLNSTIPPMTFPAWNTFMTGKNPGKHGVYDFTERKQGSYEVQFVNGGMRRSKTIWQIMNEAGKNVGIMAVPATYPPEEVKHFMISGFDTPGMTSPKGKATSMYPQELFEELNKEVGEYVVTSNVHGDIAKGNLDIAEQKILATIERKAANAKYLYKKYQPNCFMIVFGETDLVSHSFWHFYDPRSPLHNKGEGRKYKDTILHIYEKVDEKIGELLSMSSKDTVVMIMSDHGFGGSGNKAVYLNNWLAENGLLAFRDTSYSSMKNDLLQGVKRAGIKFVPAKLKGILMRSNSVKFVNKLESSLRFSQIEWSGTMAFSEETPHFPSIWVNVRGRDPEGIVAPGAEYEKVRDEIIQKLYSFKDPYTCQPVVNKAYRREEVYKGNYTQKSPDIVIDWALTEGYTYLSEQSKPNKFNESIRKLSPSEVHTARFGSHRQHGIFILHGGPIKRNLEITNANIADLAPTALYLLDIPVPDDMDGVVLKDAIKKDYITDHPLKIVNNTGDSNIEKDPAGYSQDEEDAVRDRLADMGYI; encoded by the coding sequence GTGAGCTATGGAGATTTTCGGATGAATAAGTTACTAATCATTGGCCTTGATGGCGGTACATTCGATTTAATAAAGCCCTGGGCAGGGAATGGGAAACTTCCCAATCTTTCGAGATTATTAAATGAAGGCGTACATGCAAGGTTGAACAGCACTATCCCTCCGATGACATTTCCTGCATGGAATACATTTATGACAGGAAAGAATCCCGGGAAACATGGTGTTTATGATTTTACAGAGCGTAAACAGGGGAGCTATGAGGTACAGTTTGTAAATGGAGGGATGAGAAGAAGCAAGACCATCTGGCAGATTATGAATGAAGCAGGTAAGAATGTCGGTATAATGGCAGTACCTGCAACTTATCCGCCGGAAGAGGTCAAACATTTTATGATCAGCGGGTTTGATACTCCTGGTATGACATCCCCTAAAGGCAAAGCCACATCAATGTATCCTCAGGAACTATTTGAGGAGTTAAACAAAGAGGTTGGGGAATATGTTGTTACATCAAATGTTCACGGAGATATTGCAAAGGGTAACCTGGATATTGCAGAACAAAAAATCCTTGCAACAATTGAGAGAAAGGCGGCAAATGCCAAATATCTTTATAAGAAATATCAGCCCAACTGTTTCATGATTGTTTTTGGTGAGACAGATTTAGTGAGCCACAGTTTCTGGCATTTCTATGACCCTCGTTCTCCTCTTCATAATAAAGGTGAAGGTAGAAAATACAAGGATACTATACTTCATATTTATGAGAAGGTGGATGAAAAGATCGGCGAACTCTTATCCATGTCTTCAAAAGATACCGTGGTTATGATTATGTCGGACCATGGATTTGGAGGGAGCGGGAATAAGGCAGTTTATCTTAACAATTGGCTGGCAGAAAATGGATTACTTGCTTTCAGGGATACGTCTTATTCATCAATGAAAAATGACCTGCTTCAGGGGGTTAAACGTGCAGGGATAAAGTTCGTTCCGGCCAAATTAAAGGGGATATTGATGCGCAGTAACTCAGTAAAATTTGTCAACAAGCTCGAATCCTCTTTAAGATTTTCACAAATAGAATGGTCCGGGACAATGGCATTTTCAGAAGAGACCCCTCATTTTCCTTCAATATGGGTAAATGTGAGAGGAAGGGACCCTGAAGGGATAGTAGCGCCGGGTGCAGAATATGAGAAAGTAAGAGATGAGATTATTCAGAAACTTTATAGTTTTAAAGATCCGTATACATGTCAGCCTGTAGTCAATAAGGCATATCGCAGGGAAGAGGTTTATAAAGGGAATTATACTCAAAAGTCCCCGGATATTGTGATTGATTGGGCACTGACTGAAGGCTATACCTATCTCAGTGAACAGAGTAAGCCGAACAAGTTCAATGAATCTATAAGAAAACTAAGCCCATCGGAAGTTCATACTGCGAGGTTCGGGAGCCACCGTCAGCATGGCATCTTTATACTGCACGGAGGTCCGATTAAAAGAAACTTAGAGATTACAAATGCTAATATTGCAGACCTTGCCCCCACTGCCCTCTATTTACTTGACATCCCTGTGCCTGATGATATGGATGGGGTTGTCCTGAAGGATGCCATCAAAAAGGATTATATAACAGATCATCCATTGAAAATTGTAAACAACACCGGCGATTCTAACATTGAAAAAGATCCTGCAGGATATTCACAGGATGAAGAAGATGCAGTCAGGGATCGTCTTGCTGATATGGGTTACATATAA
- a CDS encoding glycosyltransferase family 4 protein, whose amino-acid sequence MKNGLSVAMVVASPFPANHGTPGSIKEMVDALMKLGHNIHLVTYHQGEKDINIDGVNIHRIPFPGFSRNIKVGPTFDKPFLDILLAHKLLQVVRSENIDLVHAHNYEGLLSAVVARPFIKKPVIYHAINTMSDELPSYNFIRPKVLAVALARMLDKSVPVRADHLIAISSELKDFLVNEGVRKEKISRIPLGVNGGIFLRGNRQQIRDMYGIGSRPLVLYTGLLNSFQRLDYLVIAMKRVVSQIPDALLMIVPNLLNGKELQVLNDLIDRNGLGKNVIITDRVSFTEIPDYLAAADVTALPRPNTPGFPVKLLNYMAAGKAIVCFTGSAKGLINRESAIVVDDHDSNAFGEGITILLKDNELREYVARGARALFFREFDWKNVAKKIDGLYNYVLTKKVPVDLKDAISYYDRRDNGHNGESNITQNRNGDRRKYLKNIDFPERRRIILFD is encoded by the coding sequence ATGAAGAATGGTCTCTCAGTTGCTATGGTTGTTGCATCCCCTTTTCCTGCCAATCATGGTACCCCCGGCAGTATAAAAGAGATGGTGGATGCCCTAATGAAACTTGGACATAATATCCATCTTGTCACATATCATCAGGGTGAAAAGGATATTAATATTGATGGAGTGAATATCCACCGGATACCATTTCCAGGATTCAGCAGAAATATAAAGGTAGGGCCTACTTTTGATAAACCATTCCTTGATATTTTACTTGCCCATAAACTTTTACAGGTGGTCAGGAGCGAGAATATAGACCTGGTACATGCACATAATTATGAAGGACTTCTTTCTGCTGTTGTTGCAAGACCGTTTATTAAGAAACCGGTAATTTACCATGCTATTAATACAATGAGCGATGAATTGCCGTCCTACAATTTTATCCGCCCTAAGGTACTGGCTGTGGCACTTGCAAGGATGCTTGATAAAAGTGTTCCGGTCAGGGCAGATCATCTGATTGCTATCTCTTCAGAGTTAAAGGATTTCCTGGTTAACGAAGGTGTGCGTAAAGAGAAGATTAGCAGAATACCGCTCGGTGTTAACGGCGGAATATTCCTTAGGGGTAACAGACAGCAGATCAGAGATATGTACGGCATCGGCAGCAGGCCTCTCGTACTCTATACAGGACTGCTTAACTCATTTCAACGGCTTGATTACCTTGTGATTGCTATGAAACGTGTTGTTTCTCAGATTCCTGACGCTCTCCTGATGATTGTCCCGAATCTTCTTAATGGAAAGGAGTTGCAGGTACTAAACGATTTAATAGACCGGAACGGACTGGGAAAAAATGTTATAATTACTGACCGTGTCTCTTTCACAGAAATACCTGATTATCTTGCAGCAGCAGATGTTACAGCATTGCCGAGGCCTAATACACCCGGTTTTCCTGTAAAATTGCTGAATTATATGGCCGCAGGAAAAGCCATTGTATGTTTTACCGGTTCAGCAAAAGGATTAATAAACAGGGAGAGCGCCATAGTAGTAGATGACCACGATAGTAATGCTTTTGGAGAAGGGATTACTATCCTGCTGAAGGATAATGAACTTCGCGAGTATGTAGCACGGGGGGCGAGAGCACTCTTTTTCCGTGAATTTGACTGGAAAAATGTGGCAAAAAAGATTGACGGATTATATAATTATGTACTCACAAAGAAGGTTCCTGTAGACTTAAAAGATGCTATAAGCTATTATGACAGGAGAGATAATGGGCATAATGGTGAATCCAACATTACCCAAAATAGAAACGGCGACAGGAGAAAGTATCTTAAAAATATTGATTTTCCTGAACGGAGGAGGATAATACTTTTTGATTAA
- a CDS encoding efflux RND transporter periplasmic adaptor subunit, producing the protein MRSKWWIAGGIFVAAILLILFVIIPVGKRKITTDPKMSRTVLGKVPVEVVSVKDYNIEDIIGASGEIREISTIHLSSKVSARVRGVYVDLGSMVKTDQVLLDFDTTLIEAGLLSARDFVGKTKMDLDNKKTFLSRIRALYEKGIVALAELESAESDYKDAIYNHSDALFKLQKAESDRSNAKVTAPVAGVIMERAINPGEVPAANQSLFTIGRIDNVLLAARVSQDRVGDIYNGQEAEVTFDAYPNLILKGVIVKIDPMSDSKTRTFSAFVKLNNPGLKLKPGLSGFARIKKSIKGLAIPSIAIIAPVGSGEATVFVVDKEYVVHLKRVSPGVSSNGMTEILGGLQTGDTVVTVGQLNLRDGDKVSLDTKKTLSISRK; encoded by the coding sequence ATGCGCAGTAAATGGTGGATTGCCGGAGGGATATTTGTTGCGGCAATACTTTTAATTTTATTTGTTATAATCCCTGTAGGTAAACGTAAGATTACAACTGATCCAAAGATGTCCAGAACGGTGCTTGGAAAGGTCCCTGTTGAGGTCGTTTCTGTTAAAGATTATAATATTGAGGATATAATCGGTGCAAGCGGTGAGATCAGGGAAATATCTACCATACATCTTTCTTCAAAGGTTTCTGCAAGGGTAAGAGGCGTATATGTAGACCTCGGAAGTATGGTAAAGACAGATCAGGTACTCCTTGATTTTGACACTACTCTTATAGAAGCAGGTCTTTTAAGCGCAAGAGATTTCGTAGGTAAGACTAAAATGGATCTTGATAACAAAAAGACCTTTCTTAGCAGAATCAGGGCATTATATGAAAAAGGTATTGTGGCGCTTGCGGAACTGGAGAGTGCAGAAAGTGATTATAAAGATGCTATTTACAATCATAGTGATGCACTATTTAAACTGCAGAAAGCTGAATCAGACCGCAGTAATGCAAAAGTAACTGCACCTGTGGCAGGTGTCATTATGGAACGTGCAATTAATCCTGGTGAAGTACCTGCTGCTAATCAAAGCCTTTTTACCATTGGACGTATTGACAATGTATTATTGGCTGCCAGGGTTTCACAGGACCGTGTAGGTGACATTTATAATGGACAGGAGGCAGAGGTCACATTTGATGCTTATCCTAATTTGATTTTAAAGGGGGTAATTGTAAAGATAGATCCTATGAGTGATTCCAAGACCAGGACATTTTCAGCCTTTGTAAAATTGAATAACCCGGGTCTTAAGTTAAAGCCGGGGCTGAGCGGTTTTGCAAGGATTAAGAAATCCATTAAAGGACTCGCTATACCGAGTATTGCTATTATTGCGCCTGTCGGTTCAGGAGAGGCAACAGTTTTTGTTGTAGATAAAGAATATGTTGTACATCTTAAAAGGGTAAGTCCCGGCGTTAGTTCCAATGGTATGACAGAGATACTCGGCGGTCTGCAAACAGGAGATACAGTTGTAACAGTTGGACAGCTTAATCTCAGAGATGGAGACAAGGTATCGCTGGATACAAAAAAAACACTTTCAATAAGTCGAAAATGA
- a CDS encoding TolC family protein: MRFLKIIIFFLILFHSSYAFPITCNIEGYIEFALEHNPQLRIEKTREHYAEGDYAIHEAEQRLRLNWKGELGYLNGKPPSPYSLVSGRTEDSIKVNGTDGSYYNTGISLNLPLYQNGTWLGKESPLISGAKYRVEESKYKYNVMEEDILYRVTGLYYSALKIMEDIKVQELRDKEYEREYKAREARLQLGLITQSELFDLESKWVAADHDLFRSRQALSLLKKELASVIGIDMNEEVIIEPPSDLIPDRPSLESLITISAENHPAIKSVRSFIKQIESELDLVRKAKQPVLDLNMSYSLGDDFGPPIHTYWTTSLNASVPLFDSGLTRAKEMSVQSKLNEAQLLLLQLSRETILNINRLYGNILEVEDRISYLEKDIVVARQSLTLTQERVKEHLSPESIVHEAELTLAEKEKLLVQARYDWRIAFSELRKEVGGMTAPARYKE, from the coding sequence ATGAGATTCCTGAAGATAATAATTTTCTTCTTAATCCTCTTTCATTCCTCTTATGCCTTCCCGATTACATGTAATATTGAAGGTTATATAGAATTTGCACTTGAACATAATCCACAACTCAGGATAGAAAAGACAAGGGAGCATTATGCTGAGGGAGATTATGCTATACATGAGGCAGAGCAGAGACTTAGACTGAACTGGAAAGGAGAATTAGGGTATCTCAATGGTAAGCCTCCTTCCCCTTATTCACTGGTATCAGGCAGAACAGAAGATTCAATTAAAGTCAACGGTACGGATGGGTCATATTATAATACCGGTATTAGTTTAAACTTACCTCTTTATCAAAACGGGACATGGCTCGGTAAGGAATCTCCCTTAATCTCCGGCGCAAAATACAGGGTCGAAGAGTCTAAATATAAATACAATGTCATGGAAGAAGATATCCTCTATCGTGTAACAGGGCTTTACTATTCTGCCCTGAAGATTATGGAAGATATAAAAGTACAGGAGCTTCGCGATAAGGAATATGAAAGAGAATATAAGGCTAGGGAGGCAAGATTGCAGTTAGGCTTAATCACTCAAAGTGAGTTGTTTGATCTTGAGAGCAAATGGGTTGCAGCGGACCATGACCTCTTTCGTTCACGTCAGGCATTATCACTTCTGAAAAAAGAGCTTGCTTCTGTCATAGGTATTGATATGAATGAAGAAGTCATAATTGAACCGCCGTCAGATCTTATTCCTGACAGACCATCTCTGGAATCTCTGATAACTATTTCAGCAGAAAATCATCCGGCTATAAAATCTGTCCGGAGCTTTATTAAGCAAATAGAATCCGAGCTTGATCTTGTGAGAAAAGCAAAACAGCCGGTGCTTGATTTAAATATGTCTTACTCTCTTGGAGATGACTTTGGCCCGCCTATACATACCTACTGGACTACCTCGCTCAATGCAAGTGTGCCGCTCTTTGATTCCGGGTTAACAAGGGCAAAAGAGATGTCAGTGCAGTCAAAACTTAATGAAGCTCAGTTATTGTTACTACAACTCAGCAGGGAGACGATTCTTAATATCAACCGTCTGTATGGGAATATACTTGAAGTAGAAGACCGCATTTCCTATCTGGAAAAGGATATTGTTGTCGCAAGGCAGTCTCTTACACTTACTCAGGAAAGGGTTAAGGAACATCTTTCTCCTGAAAGCATAGTTCATGAGGCTGAACTCACTCTGGCAGAGAAAGAGAAACTCCTTGTTCAGGCACGATATGACTGGAGAATTGCCTTCAGTGAGTTAAGGAAAGAGGTTGGAGGTATGACAGCACCGGCCCGGTATAAGGAATAG
- a CDS encoding oligosaccharide flippase family protein, with amino-acid sequence MIHSKLNVTPVPQIKKGINSIMENRWSSKQVNDVIIANLTTRYIHLVELFLAGRVSADNIDVRVSSICGLEHLDSAIKLNKGVILLSFHLGSYGIPLAALGYKGYSLFQHIVDWQDTPLITPDILKYKDNTFYQQNAPSDFYPGRYIGTIEKSILGIKKRCHSFLPVKMLYHKEKHYARNLLRCLGENSILSIMGDGSKGSRFTNVDFLGKKISFSTGPASLAAITGAAILPVFTIRENDRRHKVIIHSPIFVKRKDSDSIEDAVAAYTALLENYVMEYPGHWYTWDRLTVTRDSAGEEVIQPVVKKSFSDETILSQNPPMKQSQRIAKNIVTGVLGEALGAVLHLLTIVSIARYLGTSGFGEYAFVMAFVGIFEIAADLGLRNIFIREIAVDKENVSRHLGIMKLMIWAFSILSFLLIVIIINIVSSSHEIIISSYIAGLAALSTFHAVGYGAVCRAFEDMEYNAVGFTLHKTVLFGLISLAIWFHTNMSQMFFAYLGANIFLWIYYYLVVRFKYVKPRMIWDPRGAWYMFREAVPLGIAEIIRKVTWQVDTIILSMISTSTAVGLFNAAYKVIQAINLIPITLAHPLFPMFARLGKESPRKLFEAHDKAIKMLFSIGLPMAVILTVYADLTIALLFGPKFHDAVPALQLMSWALFFLFPTSLYVYLFTSIGKQKLFTVASFSCLGINILIDFLLIPYMSFIGACFGTLLSEATLCGVGVYFIHKMGHKVSWSGIAGKPFIAGLLLVVLLYFTRHLPLIWQVSGFVSGMGVYVYALFIMNVFSKNEIDMIIEGASFGLKKVRTSSIIK; translated from the coding sequence ATGATTCACTCAAAACTCAATGTTACCCCTGTACCGCAGATTAAAAAGGGTATTAATAGTATTATGGAGAACAGATGGTCTTCAAAACAGGTTAATGATGTTATTATTGCAAATCTGACTACAAGGTATATTCATCTTGTAGAGTTATTTCTTGCCGGCAGGGTTTCCGCAGATAATATAGATGTCAGGGTCAGTTCTATATGCGGACTTGAGCATCTTGATTCTGCCATAAAACTTAATAAGGGAGTAATTTTATTGAGTTTTCACTTAGGGTCCTACGGGATACCGCTTGCGGCCTTAGGATATAAAGGATATTCTTTATTTCAACATATAGTAGATTGGCAAGACACTCCATTAATAACACCGGATATACTCAAATATAAAGACAACACATTTTATCAACAGAATGCACCTTCTGATTTTTATCCGGGAAGATACATCGGGACTATTGAGAAGTCAATCCTTGGAATAAAAAAACGGTGTCATTCTTTTTTGCCTGTTAAGATGCTGTATCATAAAGAGAAACATTATGCAAGGAATCTATTGAGGTGTTTAGGAGAAAACAGCATACTTTCAATTATGGGTGATGGATCAAAGGGGTCGCGTTTTACTAATGTAGATTTTCTGGGAAAGAAGATTTCATTTTCAACAGGGCCTGCTTCTCTTGCGGCTATAACCGGCGCTGCAATACTGCCTGTATTTACAATCAGAGAGAATGATAGGAGACACAAGGTAATAATTCACTCACCTATATTTGTGAAAAGGAAGGATTCCGATTCAATAGAAGATGCTGTAGCCGCGTATACAGCACTACTTGAAAATTATGTAATGGAGTATCCAGGTCACTGGTATACATGGGATAGATTAACTGTAACGAGAGATTCAGCCGGCGAGGAGGTAATTCAGCCTGTTGTAAAGAAGAGTTTTTCTGATGAGACTATTTTGAGTCAGAATCCACCTATGAAACAGTCTCAACGTATAGCAAAGAATATTGTAACAGGAGTACTTGGTGAGGCATTAGGTGCAGTTCTACATCTCCTGACCATTGTGTCCATTGCCCGTTATCTTGGGACCTCCGGTTTTGGAGAATATGCATTTGTAATGGCATTTGTCGGTATTTTTGAGATTGCTGCCGACCTCGGCCTGCGCAATATTTTTATCAGAGAGATTGCTGTTGATAAGGAGAATGTATCCCGTCATCTCGGGATTATGAAATTGATGATATGGGCCTTTTCTATTTTATCTTTTTTATTGATTGTCATTATAATAAACATTGTATCTTCGTCACATGAAATTATTATATCCAGTTATATTGCAGGGCTTGCAGCCCTTTCTACATTTCATGCGGTGGGATACGGGGCTGTATGTCGAGCCTTTGAAGACATGGAATACAATGCCGTTGGTTTTACCTTACATAAAACCGTGCTCTTTGGATTGATCTCTCTTGCAATATGGTTTCATACCAATATGTCGCAGATGTTCTTCGCCTATCTAGGGGCAAATATATTTTTATGGATTTATTATTATTTGGTTGTAAGGTTTAAGTATGTAAAACCACGGATGATCTGGGATCCGAGAGGCGCATGGTACATGTTCAGGGAGGCTGTCCCGCTTGGAATTGCCGAAATTATCCGTAAGGTAACATGGCAGGTAGATACTATCATTCTTTCGATGATTAGTACCTCGACAGCGGTGGGCCTATTCAATGCTGCTTACAAGGTAATACAGGCGATTAATCTGATCCCGATTACTCTTGCCCATCCTCTATTTCCAATGTTTGCACGTCTGGGAAAAGAATCTCCCAGGAAGCTATTTGAGGCACATGACAAGGCTATAAAGATGTTATTCTCAATAGGGTTACCTATGGCAGTCATACTCACTGTTTATGCTGATTTGACGATAGCCCTTCTGTTCGGCCCTAAGTTCCATGACGCAGTACCTGCACTTCAGCTTATGAGTTGGGCACTGTTCTTTCTATTCCCGACATCGTTGTATGTTTATCTTTTTACCTCGATTGGAAAACAGAAATTATTTACCGTTGCCTCTTTCTCATGCCTCGGCATTAACATTCTTATAGATTTCCTGCTGATTCCATATATGAGCTTCATCGGGGCCTGTTTCGGTACGCTATTGTCAGAGGCGACACTATGCGGTGTTGGTGTTTATTTTATTCATAAAATGGGTCATAAAGTATCATGGTCCGGTATTGCAGGAAAACCTTTTATTGCAGGATTGTTATTAGTTGTTTTACTGTATTTCACAAGACACCTTCCGTTAATATGGCAGGTCTCAGGTTTTGTATCCGGAATGGGTGTATATGTATACGCGCTGTTTATTATGAATGTATTTTCAAAGAATGAGATAGATATGATTATCGAGGGTGCCTCTTTCGGTCTAAAGAAGGTCAGGACGTCTTCCATAATAAAATAA
- a CDS encoding tetratricopeptide repeat protein, with translation MKKAVLIFAVICLMGASILSWFTPPLISPVNGFDISLSPVVSLNTHSSVISSFSILLIIMAIGVILSLWSSYSYIVFHISMGCIFTTLYFILKAAFLDHVFLEDVLYLHQQHLNMIKFSSILPVNVGFEPTLAPRLLIDGLFTRIYVLFYFLSYGWYLTFITGIMLLFYCFRSVKNPDKGKRGLRAVTRTVIIWGFAFIGIVAYSVAPYIISEYYVINGDKYMEAGNPVIAEKAYRKILDRNDIFDTDSEFQNRLGVIAFSLGKRNNTEYHFYMGNLYSEQRRYDMAEFEYKKALELSSGDMHKLLIRSLEELYNVAGLIEYTRGNSSYGVQMWEKAQQLNPSGIQTYYYLSKAYYDSGNYQKAMSYGEKFLSLSGNNILNSNINATIGDCYYKLGDPVKGRTYYEKAKALDLFGNYRILKSLGGT, from the coding sequence ATGAAAAAAGCGGTTTTGATATTTGCAGTAATTTGCTTAATGGGGGCAAGCATACTCTCATGGTTCACCCCCCCGCTGATAAGTCCTGTTAATGGCTTTGATATTTCTCTTAGTCCGGTAGTATCTTTAAATACACATTCCTCCGTAATATCATCCTTTAGTATCCTGTTAATTATAATGGCTATAGGTGTTATCCTGAGTTTATGGTCATCATACTCGTATATAGTTTTTCATATTTCCATGGGGTGTATTTTCACAACACTGTATTTTATACTCAAGGCGGCCTTCCTTGACCATGTTTTTCTTGAGGATGTATTGTATTTACATCAACAGCATCTCAATATGATAAAATTTTCATCTATTCTTCCCGTTAATGTAGGGTTTGAACCCACGCTTGCCCCGCGTCTTTTGATTGATGGTCTTTTTACAAGAATATATGTTTTATTTTATTTCCTTTCTTATGGATGGTATCTGACCTTCATTACAGGGATTATGCTCTTATTTTATTGTTTCCGGAGTGTTAAAAATCCTGATAAAGGTAAAAGGGGTTTAAGGGCAGTTACACGTACAGTAATAATCTGGGGCTTTGCATTTATAGGAATAGTTGCTTATAGTGTAGCTCCTTATATTATCTCAGAGTATTATGTTATCAATGGTGATAAATATATGGAGGCAGGCAATCCTGTTATAGCAGAAAAGGCATATAGGAAGATACTTGATAGAAACGATATTTTTGATACGGACAGTGAATTCCAAAATCGTCTCGGTGTTATTGCCTTCTCCTTAGGCAAAAGAAATAATACTGAGTATCATTTCTACATGGGAAACCTGTATTCAGAACAGAGAAGGTATGATATGGCAGAATTTGAATATAAAAAGGCATTAGAATTGAGCAGCGGTGATATGCATAAACTTTTGATCCGGTCTCTGGAAGAACTATACAATGTAGCCGGTCTGATAGAGTACACCAGGGGAAACAGCAGTTATGGCGTACAAATGTGGGAGAAGGCCCAGCAGTTAAATCCTTCAGGGATTCAGACCTATTATTATTTATCAAAGGCGTACTATGATTCAGGAAATTATCAGAAGGCAATGAGCTATGGAGAAAAGTTTCTTTCACTTTCCGGAAACAATATCCTGAATTCCAATATTAATGCAACAATAGGTGATTGTTATTATAAACTGGGAGATCCTGTCAAGGGACGCACCTATTATGAGAAGGCAAAGGCTCTGGATTTATTCGGGAACTACAGGATATTGAAAAGTCTTGGGGGAACGTAA